A DNA window from Mycobacterium sp. IDR2000157661 contains the following coding sequences:
- a CDS encoding alpha-ketoacid dehydrogenase subunit beta produces the protein MKTAYRTAVHDAIRDAMLADSRVLLMGEDVGAYGGTYAASKGLLEEFGPDRIRDTPLSELGFVGVGIGAALNGLRPIVEVMTVNFSLLSLDQIVNTAAALRHMSGGQFSVPLVVRMATGAGRQLAAQHSHSLEGWYAHIPGIKVVAPATVADAYGMLPTALADPDPVVIFEHVQLYNTSTDIDTLVPTDIERAAVRREGKDVTVIAYGGNVPKALDAANQLALGGIDCEVIDLRVLRPLDDDTIMASVRKNHRVVVVDEAWHTGSFAGEISARIVENAFYDLDAPIARVCSEEVPIPYAKHLEEAALPQPEKIVTAVQGLFGEG, from the coding sequence ATGAAGACGGCATACCGCACGGCGGTTCACGATGCGATCCGCGATGCGATGCTCGCCGATTCGCGGGTGTTGCTCATGGGCGAGGACGTCGGCGCTTACGGCGGCACCTATGCCGCGTCGAAAGGCCTGCTCGAAGAGTTCGGGCCCGACCGTATCCGCGACACACCGCTCTCCGAGCTGGGCTTCGTCGGGGTGGGAATCGGCGCCGCGCTGAACGGATTGCGACCGATCGTCGAGGTGATGACCGTCAACTTCAGCCTGCTGTCCCTGGATCAGATCGTCAACACCGCTGCGGCGTTGCGCCACATGTCCGGAGGACAGTTCTCGGTGCCGCTGGTGGTGCGGATGGCCACCGGGGCCGGACGCCAACTAGCGGCCCAGCATTCGCACAGCCTCGAGGGTTGGTACGCCCACATTCCCGGCATCAAGGTCGTGGCGCCGGCCACCGTCGCCGACGCCTATGGCATGTTGCCCACCGCGCTGGCCGACCCGGACCCCGTGGTCATCTTCGAGCACGTACAGCTGTACAACACCTCCACGGACATCGACACGCTGGTGCCGACCGACATCGAAAGAGCCGCGGTGCGCCGTGAGGGCAAGGACGTCACGGTGATCGCGTACGGCGGCAACGTGCCCAAGGCGCTCGACGCCGCGAATCAGCTGGCGTTGGGCGGAATCGACTGTGAGGTGATCGATCTGCGGGTGCTTCGCCCGCTCGACGACGACACCATCATGGCCTCGGTGCGTAAGAACCACCGCGTGGTCGTGGTCGACGAAGCCTGGCACACCGGCAGCTTCGCCGGCGAGATCAGCGCGCGGATCGTGGAGAACGCGTTCTACGACTTGGACGCGCCGATAGCGCGAGTGTGCTCCGAGGAGGTGCCCATTCCCTATGCCAAGCACCTCGAGGAGGCGGCCCTACCGCAGCCCGAGAAGATCGTGACCGCCGTGCAAGGCCTGTTCGGGGAGGGCTGA
- a CDS encoding acyl carrier protein produces MPTTEDVRTTVLSELTSIAPEVEADEIEDTALLRDQVDLDSMDWLNFLQRIHKRFNVDIPEKDYQSLRTLDDVVRYVESRAMQSS; encoded by the coding sequence ATGCCCACCACAGAAGATGTCCGCACCACGGTGCTGTCCGAATTGACCAGCATCGCACCGGAAGTCGAAGCCGACGAGATCGAGGACACCGCCCTGCTGCGCGATCAGGTCGACCTCGACTCGATGGATTGGCTGAACTTCCTGCAGCGCATCCACAAACGGTTCAACGTCGACATCCCCGAGAAGGACTACCAGTCGCTACGCACGCTCGATGACGTGGTGCGCTATGTCGAATCCCGGGCGATGCAGAGCAGTTGA
- a CDS encoding DUF302 domain-containing protein yields the protein MGMALSTVLHTEFDDAVKRTRDALAEQGFGVLTEIDVKSTLKAKLGEDMESYLILGACNPPLAHRAISVDRQIGLLLPCNVVVRSHPEERGTVLVEAMDPQILVDVSGEDELRSVAEEVGAKLQRAIDSLR from the coding sequence ATGGGCATGGCACTGTCGACAGTGCTGCACACCGAGTTCGACGACGCGGTGAAGCGCACGCGTGACGCGCTCGCAGAACAGGGCTTCGGTGTGCTCACCGAGATCGATGTCAAGTCGACGTTGAAGGCCAAGCTGGGCGAGGACATGGAAAGTTACCTGATCCTGGGGGCTTGCAATCCGCCCCTGGCGCATCGGGCGATCAGCGTGGACCGACAGATCGGCTTGCTGTTGCCGTGCAACGTCGTGGTGCGCAGCCACCCCGAAGAGCGCGGTACCGTGCTGGTGGAGGCCATGGACCCGCAGATTCTGGTCGACGTCAGCGGCGAAGACGAACTGCGTTCCGTGGCCGAAGAAGTCGGCGCCAAACTACAGAGAGCGATCGACTCGCTTCGTTGA
- a CDS encoding metal-sensitive transcriptional regulator, with protein MVGDEDAIAAVLNRLRRAQGQLAGVISMIEQGRDCKDVVTQLAAVSRALDRAGFKIVATGLRECVTGDAADGQKPMTESELEKLFLALA; from the coding sequence ATGGTCGGTGACGAGGATGCCATCGCTGCGGTGCTGAATCGGCTGCGGCGGGCGCAGGGACAACTGGCGGGCGTGATTTCGATGATCGAGCAGGGCCGCGACTGCAAGGACGTCGTGACCCAACTCGCTGCCGTTTCCCGGGCTCTGGACCGTGCCGGCTTCAAGATCGTCGCAACCGGGCTGCGGGAGTGCGTGACCGGTGACGCCGCCGACGGCCAGAAGCCGATGACCGAATCGGAATTGGAGAAGCTGTTCCTCGCGCTCGCGTGA
- a CDS encoding sulfite exporter TauE/SafE family protein: protein MIALTVALAVLVGVSLGLLGGGGSILTVPLLAYVAGLDAKQAIATSLLVVGVTSAIGAVSHARAGHVQWRTGLVFGVAGMAGAYGGGVVARFIPGSVLLIGFAVIMIATAVAMLRGRKNVESGGMDKPLPVVKIVIEGLVVGLVTGLVGAGGGFLVVPALALLGGLPMPLAVGTSLVVIAMKSFAGLAGYLSSVQINWALAGAVTAAALVGGLVGARLTTRVNPDALRKGFGWFVLAMSSVILAQEAHPALGIAAASMTVLAGSATFVCSRYAHCPLRRLTMRIGVTAART from the coding sequence ATGATCGCCCTCACGGTCGCCCTGGCGGTACTGGTCGGGGTTTCTCTGGGCCTCCTCGGCGGCGGCGGTTCGATCCTCACCGTGCCGCTGCTGGCCTACGTCGCCGGGTTGGATGCCAAGCAGGCGATCGCCACCTCCCTATTGGTGGTGGGTGTGACAAGCGCGATCGGTGCCGTCTCCCACGCCAGGGCCGGGCACGTCCAGTGGCGCACCGGCCTGGTGTTCGGCGTGGCCGGCATGGCCGGCGCTTACGGCGGCGGCGTGGTCGCCCGGTTCATCCCGGGCTCGGTGTTGCTGATCGGTTTCGCGGTGATCATGATCGCGACGGCGGTGGCGATGCTGCGGGGGCGCAAGAACGTCGAGTCTGGCGGGATGGACAAACCGCTGCCGGTGGTCAAGATCGTGATCGAAGGGCTGGTCGTGGGCCTGGTGACCGGACTGGTCGGCGCCGGTGGCGGCTTCCTGGTGGTCCCCGCACTCGCGCTGTTGGGCGGCCTGCCGATGCCCTTGGCCGTCGGCACCTCACTGGTCGTCATCGCGATGAAGTCGTTCGCGGGTCTGGCCGGGTATTTGTCGAGCGTGCAGATCAACTGGGCCCTGGCCGGGGCGGTGACGGCGGCTGCGCTCGTCGGCGGACTGGTGGGTGCGCGGCTGACCACCCGGGTGAACCCGGACGCGCTGCGGAAGGGCTTCGGCTGGTTCGTGTTGGCCATGTCGTCGGTGATCCTGGCTCAAGAGGCCCACCCCGCGCTGGGCATCGCGGCGGCGTCTATGACGGTGCTCGCCGGTTCGGCGACATTCGTCTGCAGCCGATACGCGCACTGCCCGTTGCGGCGTCTCACCATGCGCATCGGCGTCACGGCTGCGCGGACCTGA
- a CDS encoding rhodanese-like domain-containing protein → MTASVPAMIDSAELQKLMASETPPRVLDVRTPGEFETAHIPGACNVPLDLLREHRQEILAHLDQDVVLVCRSGQRATQADETLRTAGLTNVHILEGGVTAWEGKGFAMNRGRRRWDLERQVRLVAGSIVALSVLIGAIVPGVQWVAFAVGAGLVFAAATNTCAMGMLLARLPFNRGAACDIGTVVGRLVEAPAAGPSAESVR, encoded by the coding sequence ATGACCGCATCAGTGCCCGCCATGATCGACTCCGCTGAGCTGCAGAAGCTGATGGCGTCGGAAACGCCGCCGCGCGTGCTGGACGTTCGGACGCCCGGCGAATTCGAGACCGCTCACATCCCCGGTGCCTGCAACGTTCCGCTCGACCTGCTGCGCGAGCACCGTCAGGAGATCCTGGCCCACCTCGACCAGGACGTCGTGCTCGTCTGTCGCTCGGGTCAGCGTGCCACTCAAGCCGATGAGACGTTGCGCACCGCCGGTCTTACCAACGTGCACATCCTCGAGGGCGGAGTCACCGCCTGGGAGGGCAAGGGATTCGCGATGAACCGGGGCCGCCGCCGTTGGGACCTGGAACGTCAGGTGCGTCTAGTCGCCGGCAGCATCGTCGCGCTCAGCGTCCTGATCGGCGCCATCGTTCCCGGGGTGCAGTGGGTGGCGTTCGCCGTCGGCGCGGGGCTGGTGTTCGCAGCCGCGACGAACACCTGCGCGATGGGCATGCTGCTCGCGCGGCTGCCGTTCAACCGCGGCGCGGCCTGTGACATCGGCACCGTCGTCGGCCGGCTGGTCGAGGCGCCCGCCGCCGGCCCCAGCGCGGAGTCGGTGCGATGA
- a CDS encoding MBL fold metallo-hydrolase, which produces MILEQYYIECLSHASYLIGDETTGRAIVVDPRRDITEYLDDAARFGLAIEGVINTHFHADFVSGHLELVEATGAWIGFGKAAETDYPIRRLADGEHISLGEVDLEILSTPGHTWESISVVVRAHPGAEPTAVLTGDSLFIGDVGRPDLVNIGDSSTADLARAMYHSVHDKLLKLPDEVTVMPAHGAGSSCGKNLSSELTSTIGEQRRTNPSVQPMSEDAFVELITQGQPAAPAYFSVDAAMNKSVHPLLDQRREVPALTAAQVRRLLADGVRVLDARSVEDFAAGHLRGSVNVGFDGRFAETSGMVAGIGDKIALIAYPGEEQEAALRLARVGSDNALGYLSVERGGQFPTELADLVRTAPRVSVRELDGLLAEDAVILVDIRNPGEVEQGRIPGSIHIPLAQLRSRLDLLPTDRAIVVHCAGGWRSSVAASLLRAEGFDDVSDLDGGYNAWLSAHAAAN; this is translated from the coding sequence ATGATCCTCGAGCAGTACTACATCGAGTGCCTGTCGCACGCGTCGTATCTGATCGGTGACGAGACAACCGGGCGCGCGATTGTTGTCGATCCACGCCGCGACATCACCGAATACCTCGACGATGCAGCGAGATTCGGGCTGGCCATCGAAGGCGTGATCAACACTCACTTCCACGCCGACTTCGTCTCGGGGCACCTGGAGTTGGTCGAGGCCACCGGAGCGTGGATCGGGTTCGGCAAAGCGGCCGAAACCGACTACCCCATCCGCCGGCTGGCCGACGGTGAGCACATCTCACTCGGCGAGGTCGACCTCGAAATCCTGTCCACCCCCGGCCACACCTGGGAGTCGATCAGCGTGGTGGTGCGGGCGCATCCGGGCGCCGAACCGACGGCGGTGCTGACCGGTGACTCGCTGTTCATCGGCGACGTGGGCCGGCCCGATCTGGTCAACATCGGCGACAGTTCCACCGCCGACCTGGCCCGCGCGATGTATCACTCCGTGCACGACAAGCTGCTCAAGTTGCCCGACGAGGTGACCGTCATGCCGGCTCACGGAGCCGGATCATCCTGCGGCAAGAACCTGTCGAGCGAACTGACCTCCACCATCGGTGAGCAACGACGCACCAACCCGTCGGTGCAGCCGATGAGCGAGGACGCGTTCGTCGAGTTGATCACGCAGGGTCAGCCCGCCGCACCGGCGTATTTCTCGGTCGACGCCGCGATGAACAAGAGCGTTCACCCCTTGCTGGACCAGCGGCGAGAAGTCCCCGCACTGACCGCGGCCCAGGTCCGTCGGCTGCTCGCCGACGGTGTGCGGGTGCTCGACGCCCGCAGCGTCGAGGACTTCGCCGCCGGTCACTTGCGCGGGTCGGTCAACGTGGGCTTCGACGGCAGGTTCGCCGAGACGTCGGGCATGGTCGCCGGTATCGGTGACAAGATCGCGCTGATCGCCTATCCCGGTGAAGAGCAGGAGGCGGCACTGCGGCTCGCCCGCGTCGGGTCGGACAACGCGCTGGGTTATCTCAGTGTGGAGCGCGGCGGGCAGTTCCCCACCGAGCTGGCCGACCTGGTGCGTACGGCGCCGCGGGTTAGCGTGCGGGAACTGGACGGCCTGTTGGCCGAGGATGCCGTCATCCTCGTCGACATCCGCAACCCAGGCGAGGTGGAGCAAGGCAGGATTCCCGGGTCGATCCACATTCCGTTGGCCCAGTTGCGCTCCCGGCTGGATCTGTTGCCGACCGACAGGGCGATCGTCGTGCACTGCGCCGGCGGCTGGCGGTCCAGCGTCGCCGCCTCGCTGTTACGGGCGGAGGGATTCGACGACGTGTCCGACCTGGACGGTGGCTACAACGCCTGGCTCTCGGCCCACGCCGCCGCCAACTGA
- the trxA gene encoding thioredoxin, with product MTMHLTKSNLASTIADNSIVLVDFWASWCGPCRAFAPVFDRSAKANPDIVHAKVDTEAEQELAAGFGIRSIPTIMAFRDGVLVFNQPGALPPEALADLIGQVRALDMDKVRAELDAPDTGVARA from the coding sequence ATGACAATGCACTTGACCAAGAGCAATCTGGCGTCGACTATCGCCGACAACTCGATTGTGCTCGTTGACTTCTGGGCGTCCTGGTGTGGTCCGTGCCGTGCCTTCGCTCCGGTATTCGACCGATCCGCGAAGGCCAACCCGGACATCGTGCACGCCAAGGTCGACACCGAGGCCGAACAGGAACTCGCCGCGGGATTCGGCATCCGCTCGATTCCCACCATCATGGCGTTCCGGGACGGTGTGCTGGTCTTCAACCAGCCGGGCGCCTTGCCACCGGAGGCGCTGGCCGACCTCATCGGGCAAGTCCGGGCACTGGACATGGACAAGGTGCGCGCCGAACTCGACGCGCCCGACACCGGCGTAGCGCGGGCGTGA
- a CDS encoding universal stress protein: protein MSATPVGIVVGVDGSPESEAALGWATTEALLHDQPITLLYAIAPVVVTWPVAYLEADYAESQEEAARQVLERAQQAVAASSGATQPPAVKTEVVHQPAASALVAGSRDAYMTVVGSRGLGAIGRALLGSVSSGLVHHGHGPVAIVHNDEAQAPDRTSPVLLGVDGSPASEEATAFAFDEASRRGVELVALHAWSDVGVFPVLGMDWHEYEDQGQEVLAERLAGWQERYPDVHVQRRIVCDQPARWLVDASQQAQLVVIGSRGRGGFTGMVLGSVAAKVSRGAHAPVIVVRPR from the coding sequence ATGAGCGCCACCCCCGTCGGGATAGTCGTCGGTGTCGATGGTTCACCGGAATCGGAGGCAGCGTTAGGGTGGGCGACCACTGAGGCGCTGCTGCACGACCAACCGATCACCCTGCTGTACGCCATCGCTCCGGTCGTTGTGACCTGGCCGGTCGCGTACCTGGAGGCCGACTATGCCGAATCTCAGGAGGAAGCTGCGCGCCAGGTGCTCGAGCGAGCGCAGCAGGCGGTGGCGGCGAGCTCTGGCGCGACCCAGCCGCCCGCGGTGAAGACGGAGGTGGTGCATCAACCCGCGGCCTCGGCGCTGGTCGCCGGATCCCGCGACGCGTACATGACCGTCGTCGGCAGCCGCGGCTTGGGCGCGATCGGACGTGCGTTACTCGGGTCGGTCAGCAGCGGCCTCGTTCACCATGGACACGGTCCGGTCGCGATCGTCCACAATGACGAGGCGCAAGCACCTGACCGCACTTCCCCGGTCCTGCTGGGCGTGGACGGCTCGCCGGCCTCCGAAGAGGCGACCGCGTTCGCCTTCGACGAGGCGTCGCGGCGAGGCGTCGAACTCGTTGCGTTGCACGCCTGGAGCGACGTCGGCGTGTTCCCGGTCCTCGGCATGGACTGGCACGAGTACGAGGACCAGGGGCAGGAGGTGCTGGCGGAACGTCTCGCCGGGTGGCAGGAGCGGTACCCCGACGTGCATGTACAGCGCCGGATCGTCTGCGACCAGCCGGCGCGTTGGCTCGTCGATGCTTCCCAGCAGGCTCAGCTCGTCGTGATCGGCAGTCGCGGCCGCGGCGGCTTCACCGGCATGGTCCTGGGCAGCGTGGCGGCGAAGGTGTCCCGAGGCGCCCATGCGCCGGTGATCGTCGTGCGGCCCCGATGA
- a CDS encoding universal stress protein has translation MSSRTQDSRSSAVVVGVDGSEEAAAAVRWAAALAARYGAPLELVSGLPRRRAALTDAAAALRSAAVAQHRESAATILKSAEEDVRSAFGDLDVVTLASDVPVDQLLTEHSRTARMVVLASEEVSAAAAIVVGSTTLAVSAHSACPVVVWRGVDTAPSQQPVVLGVEDAATGPAAFDAAFEFAARVGVGVRAVHTWFRFRPPPGLISAFVTDWDGLQALQWQGLMSVLEPWTKRYPDVEVTYFVEPEGSTSALLRHAAEAQLVVLGSRRHNALAGAVLGSTSLNLLHHCPVPVMLCRRQAES, from the coding sequence ATGAGTTCACGAACTCAGGACAGCCGATCATCCGCCGTCGTCGTCGGTGTCGACGGCAGTGAGGAAGCGGCCGCCGCCGTCAGATGGGCCGCAGCCCTCGCCGCGCGTTACGGCGCACCGCTGGAGTTGGTCAGCGGGCTGCCGAGGAGGCGCGCCGCACTCACCGACGCGGCGGCGGCGCTGCGGTCCGCAGCGGTGGCGCAACACCGCGAGTCTGCGGCAACGATTCTCAAGTCTGCGGAGGAAGACGTGCGGTCGGCGTTCGGTGACCTCGACGTCGTGACACTGGCCTCCGACGTGCCGGTCGACCAGTTGCTGACCGAACACAGCCGCACTGCGCGGATGGTGGTCCTCGCCTCCGAGGAGGTGTCGGCGGCGGCGGCAATCGTGGTCGGCTCGACGACCCTTGCCGTATCGGCACATTCCGCGTGCCCCGTCGTCGTATGGCGCGGCGTCGACACAGCTCCCAGCCAGCAGCCGGTGGTGCTCGGTGTGGAGGACGCCGCCACCGGTCCGGCGGCATTCGATGCCGCCTTCGAGTTCGCCGCTCGGGTCGGGGTCGGCGTGCGCGCCGTCCACACGTGGTTCCGGTTCCGTCCGCCACCCGGGCTCATCAGCGCCTTCGTGACCGATTGGGACGGCCTGCAAGCCCTGCAGTGGCAAGGTCTGATGAGCGTTCTCGAACCGTGGACCAAGCGTTATCCCGACGTGGAGGTGACCTACTTCGTTGAGCCGGAAGGCTCCACCAGCGCCCTACTGCGTCACGCCGCCGAGGCACAACTGGTAGTTCTCGGCAGTCGGCGCCACAATGCCCTGGCCGGGGCCGTGCTGGGGTCCACGAGCTTGAATCTCTTGCACCACTGCCCCGTCCCGGTGATGCTGTGCCGTCGCCAAGCGGAGTCCTGA
- a CDS encoding universal stress protein: protein MPERKRHRGIVVGADGSVPSQAAVRWAAREATMRDLPLTIMHANRVSEISASVLMWPAGRIPQEVLALQEDEARKIISDAVGVAREYTAPRRLEVDTETFLGGPVPTLIDLSKDAQLVVVGSRGRSAFNRALLGSVSSGVIHHSHCPVAVIHDEAPPSDNLPVLVGIDGSRASEAATAIAFDEASWRGVELIALHVWSDADLSEFSMDWETVHAAASKTLAERLAGWHERYPDVAVRKVVEFQQPAHHLVKLSKQAQLVVVGSHGRGGFAGMLLGSVGSAVVQAARVPVIVARQT from the coding sequence ATGCCTGAACGTAAGAGACACCGCGGAATCGTGGTCGGCGCCGACGGCTCCGTGCCGTCACAGGCCGCTGTCAGGTGGGCCGCTCGCGAGGCGACGATGCGCGACCTGCCGCTGACGATCATGCACGCCAACCGCGTTTCGGAGATCAGCGCGTCGGTGCTGATGTGGCCGGCGGGACGCATACCTCAAGAAGTACTCGCACTGCAGGAGGACGAGGCCCGCAAGATCATCTCCGACGCGGTCGGAGTCGCCCGCGAATACACCGCACCCCGCCGACTCGAGGTGGACACCGAGACCTTCCTCGGCGGTCCGGTGCCGACGCTGATCGACCTCTCCAAGGACGCGCAGCTTGTCGTCGTCGGCAGCCGCGGCCGGTCCGCGTTCAACAGGGCGTTACTCGGTTCGGTCAGTTCGGGTGTGATTCATCACTCGCACTGCCCGGTCGCGGTGATTCACGACGAAGCGCCACCGTCGGACAACCTGCCGGTCCTGGTCGGCATCGACGGCTCACGGGCGTCGGAAGCGGCGACCGCGATCGCATTCGACGAAGCATCCTGGCGCGGTGTCGAGTTGATCGCCCTGCATGTGTGGAGCGACGCGGACCTGTCGGAGTTCAGTATGGACTGGGAAACGGTGCACGCGGCGGCGAGCAAGACGCTCGCCGAACGACTGGCCGGCTGGCACGAGCGCTATCCCGACGTGGCGGTGCGCAAGGTGGTGGAGTTTCAGCAGCCCGCCCACCACTTGGTGAAGCTGTCCAAGCAGGCCCAGCTGGTCGTGGTCGGCAGTCACGGCCGCGGCGGCTTCGCCGGGATGCTGCTGGGATCCGTCGGCTCGGCCGTCGTCCAGGCGGCTCGCGTCCCGGTCATCGTCGCCCGCCAGACCTGA
- a CDS encoding ribosome hibernation promotion factor — protein MGETTESATPVTIDVATRGRFPGAAEYARDKIGGLFHLADRPVLYARVRLTEHADPAVSRPVIAQANLDVSGRVVRAQVDGVNAREAIDRLTARLRQRLERTARHWEARRGARPVNTPHEWRHDSVPAHRPGHFLRPVDERRVVRRKSIAPHTCTVDEAVHDMELLDYDFYFFTESGTGFASVLYRGESGVHRLAQVVAPSEERLAHFESPVTLSAASPPCVTIDEAVERMGLLGLPFLFFIDAAEGRAAILYHRYDGHYGLISPAD, from the coding sequence ATGGGTGAGACAACCGAATCCGCGACGCCGGTCACCATCGACGTCGCGACCCGCGGCCGGTTCCCGGGCGCTGCCGAATACGCCCGCGACAAGATCGGCGGGTTGTTCCACCTGGCCGACCGCCCGGTGCTGTACGCCCGCGTCCGCCTCACCGAACACGCCGACCCCGCCGTGAGCCGGCCGGTCATCGCACAGGCCAATCTCGATGTCAGCGGTCGTGTGGTGCGCGCGCAGGTCGATGGCGTCAACGCGCGCGAGGCCATCGACCGGCTCACCGCCCGGCTGCGGCAACGGCTCGAGCGCACTGCACGACACTGGGAGGCGCGGCGCGGCGCCCGACCGGTGAACACGCCACACGAGTGGCGTCACGATTCGGTGCCAGCCCACCGCCCCGGCCACTTTCTCCGTCCGGTCGACGAACGCCGCGTCGTGCGCCGGAAATCCATTGCGCCGCATACGTGCACCGTCGACGAAGCCGTCCACGACATGGAGCTCCTCGACTATGACTTCTATTTCTTCACCGAGTCCGGCACCGGCTTCGCCAGCGTGCTCTACCGCGGGGAGTCGGGTGTTCATCGGCTCGCGCAGGTCGTTGCGCCGTCCGAGGAGCGGCTCGCCCATTTCGAGTCGCCCGTGACGCTGAGCGCTGCCTCACCGCCATGCGTCACCATCGACGAGGCGGTGGAGCGCATGGGGCTGCTCGGGCTTCCGTTCCTGTTCTTCATCGACGCGGCCGAGGGTCGGGCCGCGATCCTCTACCACCGCTACGACGGGCACTACGGCCTGATCAGTCCGGCCGATTGA
- a CDS encoding alpha/beta hydrolase, whose translation MATAYVKQQISFGSAGSVIAGVLYRPTSSPEPLPAVILAHGFSGTMDWIVPDFAASFAEGGLAVLIFDYRDLGCSGGEPRQLIDTHRQVADLRNAIRFLRSRPDIDTDRIALWGTSLGGSHVLNVAATDPAIAAVVANVPALDVFRVGDRYVPEHRRTGAVQTATATVHLLSAAVLDAVRGVLGLRPFYIAVYGKPGRAVFSDPALAGLFSDVERHAPTWCNRVTPRFLFTAPRYRKGTMERVVPPVLVTVARDDDVISTPFVKRTAARASRHEIREYPVRHFDMYHGAVRDQVAADQLAFLRRNLGCGASAERLLALDEGTRRS comes from the coding sequence GTGGCGACAGCTTATGTGAAGCAACAGATCTCGTTCGGATCGGCGGGCTCGGTCATCGCCGGTGTGCTGTACCGGCCGACGTCGAGTCCGGAGCCGCTGCCTGCGGTCATCCTCGCGCACGGCTTCAGCGGAACGATGGACTGGATCGTTCCCGACTTCGCGGCGAGTTTCGCCGAGGGTGGTCTGGCGGTGCTCATATTCGACTACCGTGATCTCGGCTGCAGCGGGGGAGAGCCGCGACAGCTGATCGACACCCATCGCCAGGTGGCAGACCTGCGCAACGCCATAAGGTTCCTGCGGTCTCGCCCGGACATCGACACGGACCGAATCGCGCTGTGGGGCACCTCCCTCGGCGGAAGCCATGTGCTGAACGTGGCCGCAACAGACCCGGCTATCGCCGCCGTAGTCGCGAATGTGCCCGCGCTGGATGTCTTTCGGGTGGGTGACCGATACGTTCCCGAGCACCGACGTACGGGCGCAGTCCAAACCGCGACTGCGACGGTTCATCTACTATCAGCGGCGGTCCTCGACGCCGTACGCGGTGTGCTTGGCCTGCGGCCCTTCTACATCGCCGTCTACGGAAAGCCGGGCCGCGCCGTGTTCAGCGATCCAGCGCTGGCCGGGCTCTTCTCGGACGTTGAGCGCCACGCTCCCACCTGGTGCAACCGCGTCACCCCCCGGTTCCTGTTCACCGCTCCGCGCTACCGGAAAGGCACCATGGAGCGCGTGGTGCCTCCGGTCCTCGTCACAGTCGCGAGGGACGACGACGTCATCTCAACGCCGTTCGTGAAGAGGACAGCGGCCAGAGCGTCACGACACGAGATCCGCGAGTACCCCGTGCGGCACTTCGACATGTACCACGGCGCGGTTCGCGACCAGGTCGCCGCCGATCAGCTGGCGTTCCTGCGTCGAAACCTTGGCTGTGGGGCATCGGCGGAGCGATTGCTCGCACTCGACGAAGGAACACGCCGGAGCTGA
- a CDS encoding universal stress protein: protein MTGDRPIIVGADGSVFGEAAVRWAACDAVLRDAELVIVHAASPVMGTWLAIPAPADVLEWQHRLGRDILEHSVNLAREAAGAQLRVRTREMSCPTAAALIELSEHAQLTVVGSRGRGKVARRLLGSVSMGLVHHSRCPVAVIRPSATSDDFPASATAPVLVGVDFSPDSEQATELAFEEASRREVTLVALHAWWSPGTFEFAGPEWGSVEREVEQSFAARFALWQDRYPGVEVQRVVVRDAPAHEIAVRSEEAQLVVVGSRGYGAVASTLLGSVSTAVVQAVQAPVIVARS, encoded by the coding sequence GTGACCGGTGACCGGCCGATCATCGTCGGGGCCGACGGTTCGGTGTTCGGCGAGGCCGCCGTCCGCTGGGCCGCGTGCGACGCCGTGCTGCGCGACGCCGAACTGGTGATCGTGCACGCCGCTTCACCCGTGATGGGAACGTGGCTGGCCATACCGGCCCCGGCGGACGTGCTCGAATGGCAGCACCGCCTCGGACGCGACATCCTCGAGCACTCGGTGAATCTGGCACGAGAGGCTGCCGGTGCGCAGCTGCGGGTCAGGACCCGCGAAATGTCCTGCCCGACTGCAGCCGCCCTGATCGAACTGTCCGAGCACGCGCAGTTGACGGTGGTGGGCAGCCGCGGGCGGGGCAAGGTCGCACGCAGGTTGCTCGGGTCGGTGAGCATGGGACTTGTCCACCACTCGCGATGCCCGGTGGCCGTGATCCGACCCTCCGCAACGAGCGACGATTTCCCGGCCAGCGCGACCGCACCGGTGCTGGTCGGGGTCGACTTCTCGCCGGATTCCGAGCAAGCCACCGAGTTGGCCTTCGAGGAGGCGTCCCGGCGTGAGGTGACGCTGGTGGCACTGCATGCGTGGTGGAGCCCCGGCACTTTCGAGTTCGCCGGACCGGAATGGGGATCCGTCGAGCGCGAGGTCGAACAGTCCTTCGCAGCGAGATTCGCCCTATGGCAGGACCGCTATCCGGGCGTGGAAGTACAGCGGGTAGTGGTCCGCGACGCTCCGGCACACGAAATCGCCGTTCGATCCGAGGAGGCACAACTGGTGGTTGTCGGCAGCCGCGGCTACGGGGCGGTCGCCAGCACCTTGCTGGGCTCGGTGAGCACCGCGGTGGTGCAGGCCGTGCAGGCACCGGTCATCGTGGCACGATCGTGA